Proteins encoded together in one Bacteroidales bacterium window:
- a CDS encoding purine-nucleoside phosphorylase: MIEKIKETSSYIQQKIKFEPETGIILGTGLGGLVNEIEIQHTLAYETIPNFPVSTVEGHSGKLIFGILGGKKVVAMQGRFHYYEGYTMKELTFPVRVMKFLGIKKLFVSNASGGVNPDFEIGDLMIITDHINLLPDNPLMGKNYNELGPRFPDMSEAYDKSMIQKAIEIAKKHKINYQTGVYASVSGPCFETPAEYMRMRNTGADAVGMSTVPEVIVARHMSIPCFAISIITDLGVPGKIVEVSHEEVIKVANEAEKKMTRLMKELISSI, translated from the coding sequence ATGATTGAAAAAATTAAAGAAACTTCTTCCTACATTCAGCAAAAAATAAAATTTGAACCTGAAACAGGAATCATTCTCGGAACAGGTTTGGGTGGGTTAGTTAACGAAATTGAAATTCAACACACCCTTGCTTATGAAACCATTCCAAATTTTCCTGTGTCAACAGTTGAAGGGCATTCGGGAAAATTAATCTTTGGAATTCTTGGCGGAAAAAAAGTTGTTGCTATGCAGGGACGCTTTCATTATTACGAAGGTTATACAATGAAAGAACTTACATTCCCTGTACGTGTAATGAAATTTTTAGGAATAAAAAAATTATTTGTTAGCAATGCCAGCGGTGGTGTTAATCCTGATTTTGAGATTGGCGATTTGATGATCATTACCGACCATATTAATTTGCTTCCCGATAACCCTTTGATGGGGAAAAATTATAATGAGCTTGGTCCACGATTCCCTGATATGAGCGAAGCTTACGATAAATCTATGATTCAAAAAGCAATTGAAATTGCAAAAAAACATAAGATAAATTATCAAACCGGAGTTTATGCATCGGTTTCTGGTCCTTGCTTTGAAACTCCTGCGGAGTATATGCGCATGCGTAATACCGGGGCTGATGCAGTTGGTATGTCAACGGTTCCCGAAGTTATTGTTGCAAGGCATATGTCGATTCCGTGTTTTGCCATTTCAATAATTACCGATTTGGGTGTGCCCGGAAAAATTGTTGAAGTATCGCACGAAGAAGTTATAAAAGTTGCGAATGAAGCTGAAAAGAAAATGACCCGACTGATGAAAGAATTGATCTCTTCAATTTAA